One window from the genome of Natrialba magadii ATCC 43099 encodes:
- the msrB gene encoding peptide-methionine (R)-S-oxide reductase MsrB: MGNDDHERATASEQQSPVDKTDAEWRAELDEEEYRILREAGTEAPFSGEYVDHKADGSYECAGCGAELFDGDTKYDSGCGWPSFYDVDDDRIETRLDTSHGMQRTEVLCANCGGHLGHVFEDGPEPTGKRYCINSVALDFEDEETED; the protein is encoded by the coding sequence ATGGGAAACGACGACCACGAGCGCGCAACAGCGTCGGAACAGCAGTCGCCGGTCGACAAAACCGACGCAGAGTGGCGCGCGGAACTCGACGAGGAGGAGTACCGAATCCTTCGGGAAGCGGGCACCGAGGCTCCCTTCAGCGGCGAGTACGTCGACCACAAGGCTGACGGTAGTTACGAGTGTGCCGGCTGTGGGGCCGAACTGTTCGACGGCGACACGAAGTACGACTCCGGTTGTGGCTGGCCAAGCTTCTACGACGTCGACGACGACCGGATCGAGACACGACTCGACACCAGCCACGGGATGCAACGAACGGAAGTGCTCTGTGCTAACTGCGGCGGCCACCTCGGCCACGTCTTCGAGGATGGGCCAGAGCCGACCGGCAAGCGCTACTGTATCAACTCCGTCGCGCTGGATTTCGAGGACGAGGAGACCGAGGACTAG
- a CDS encoding class I SAM-dependent methyltransferase, which translates to MGASADTSDISHPLVATVYDLVVPDRLLFESHRRYLTRDLSGRVLDIGAGTGANFPYLAEAAPSVEIHAIEPDRYMRRQAVTKARNSGCAVDLRAARAESLPYPDDAFDVVLASLVFCTIQEPDAALEEVARVLKPGGELRFLEHVHADGWRGTGQHVLNPLWERVAGGCQLTRDTVERFVCHDAFAVEQIERIDRGIFPATPIVRGTLRRRQ; encoded by the coding sequence ATGGGCGCATCTGCCGACACGAGCGACATTTCACATCCGCTAGTCGCGACAGTGTACGACCTCGTCGTGCCGGATCGACTCCTGTTCGAATCCCACCGGCGGTATCTAACCCGAGACCTCTCGGGTCGCGTACTCGACATCGGGGCAGGGACAGGCGCGAACTTCCCGTACCTCGCGGAGGCCGCTCCGTCGGTCGAGATTCACGCGATCGAACCGGACCGATACATGCGCCGCCAGGCGGTTACCAAGGCGAGAAACTCCGGGTGCGCGGTCGACCTTCGAGCTGCTCGCGCCGAGTCACTTCCCTACCCGGACGACGCCTTCGACGTCGTGCTCGCCAGTCTCGTCTTCTGTACGATCCAGGAGCCTGACGCTGCACTCGAGGAGGTCGCGCGCGTGCTCAAACCTGGCGGCGAACTTCGCTTTCTCGAGCACGTTCATGCCGACGGCTGGCGCGGGACTGGACAGCACGTCTTGAATCCGCTCTGGGAGCGCGTCGCCGGCGGCTGTCAACTGACTCGCGACACCGTCGAGCGGTTCGTCTGTCACGACGCCTTCGCCGTCGAGCAGATCGAACGGATCGACCGCGGCATCTTCCCGGCGACGCCGATCGTTCGCGGGACGCTGCGGCGACGCCAGTGA
- a CDS encoding phospholipase D family protein, producing MIDAEPAVRLLNTTDSTRRFEDALIDLFDDNGTVYLISGYFTYQGYSRIRDAIVSFLERSRENELIVIVGPASDQFSARIARDLWAHDDHEQVSLYKHTRGLHVKLYLRDGPDPVCIIGSANITQVAFEYNVELSVELVRDSIDHPDLQPFFEWVTELMAAATPLRRRDIFGPVQVGCAVINWSNKARLLPIRNVVLRAVPVLVLLVILAGLFRFV from the coding sequence ATGATCGACGCCGAACCTGCTGTCCGGCTGTTGAATACGACTGACAGCACACGCCGGTTCGAGGACGCGCTGATCGATCTATTCGACGACAACGGCACGGTCTACCTCATCAGCGGCTACTTCACTTACCAGGGCTACAGTCGAATTCGAGACGCCATCGTCTCGTTTCTCGAGCGCTCGCGGGAGAACGAACTGATCGTCATCGTCGGCCCCGCCTCGGACCAGTTCTCCGCGCGAATCGCCAGGGACCTCTGGGCGCACGACGACCACGAACAGGTGTCGCTGTACAAGCACACACGCGGCCTTCATGTGAAGCTCTACCTCCGCGATGGGCCGGACCCGGTCTGTATCATCGGCTCCGCGAATATCACACAGGTCGCCTTCGAGTACAACGTCGAGTTGAGTGTCGAACTCGTCCGGGACAGCATCGACCACCCGGATCTACAACCGTTCTTCGAGTGGGTCACCGAGCTAATGGCAGCCGCCACACCGTTGCGACGGCGCGACATCTTCGGACCGGTTCAGGTCGGCTGCGCTGTCATCAACTGGTCGAACAAGGCGAGACTGCTTCCGATCCGAAACGTCGTGCTCAGAGCCGTGCCGGTACTCGTCTTGCTCGTTATCCTGGCTGGGCTGTTCCGGTTCGTCTGA
- a CDS encoding NAD(P)H-hydrate dehydratase, with protein sequence MGRLQRTLSNISEESDTDNGRVAVVGGSIEYPNQPALVGRAALRTGTDHVRTLVPEALYAPVAGSSPNLLVSPYDGDQFDQDAAADAVDICEWADALVIGPGLVDAEADAIRDVLERTDIPVVVDALAIEPALESDLSRAVLTPSGSEDGPIYEAYGSLRAFTEETGAVITLTGGVDVIVTTGERLENDTGTSALTVAGTGDTLAGITASLLGQEMDRQDAAELGAWILGKSGELATAEYGPGVVATDVIECIPKTIR encoded by the coding sequence ATGGGTCGCCTGCAACGAACGCTCTCGAACATTTCCGAGGAGAGCGACACCGACAACGGCCGCGTCGCGGTCGTCGGCGGTAGCATCGAGTATCCAAACCAACCTGCACTCGTCGGACGTGCAGCACTCCGAACTGGAACGGATCACGTTCGAACGCTGGTCCCGGAAGCGCTCTACGCACCCGTCGCCGGTTCGTCGCCAAATCTGCTCGTGAGCCCCTACGACGGCGATCAGTTCGATCAGGACGCAGCAGCCGACGCGGTCGATATCTGCGAGTGGGCCGACGCACTCGTCATCGGCCCCGGCCTCGTCGACGCCGAGGCGGACGCGATCCGTGATGTCCTCGAGCGAACCGACATCCCCGTCGTCGTCGACGCGCTCGCGATCGAACCCGCACTCGAGTCGGATCTTTCGAGGGCCGTGCTCACGCCGAGTGGGTCGGAGGACGGTCCGATCTACGAGGCCTACGGCTCGCTCAGGGCGTTCACCGAAGAAACAGGGGCAGTCATCACGCTGACTGGTGGCGTGGACGTAATCGTGACGACGGGTGAGCGACTCGAGAACGACACCGGCACGTCGGCGCTGACCGTCGCGGGAACGGGCGATACACTGGCCGGCATCACGGCGTCGTTGCTGGGTCAGGAGATGGATCGTCAGGACGCAGCGGAGCTCGGTGCCTGGATTCTCGGCAAGAGTGGCGAACTCGCGACGGCCGAGTACGGGCCGGGCGTGGTTGCGACGGACGTGATCGAGTGTATTCCGAAGACGATCCGATGA
- a CDS encoding ornithine cyclodeaminase, nickel-pincer nucleotide-dependent has product MTVSQTVELEGHIIDSGSMGHCFGAVMEMGGEFEVEEFEVGRHKHDETYCRMTVTAETPEDLRAILHELNQQGATVTDPRDATIEPAPDDQVVPVDFYSTTNHPTYVRVNGDWVAVEDIEMDCALVVEKQESGTEEGDTKPRVYTKVLNAVEEGDLVVTGESGIRVEPPERPRNGGGSFGFMQGGVSSERPSKSLIEEIADEMRDVRENDGTVLAVCGPAIVHSGGRNALAELVQEGYVDAISAGNGFAVHDLERDLYGTSLGVDTESLEHPRKGHKHHIYTISEIVRHGGIPEAVDAGVVDEGVMYECVRNDVPYVLAGSIRDDGPLPDTITDAIEAQDAIRKQAQDADLVLMLSTLLHSVAVGNCLPSTTKTVCVDINPATVTQLLDRGSAQAIGLVTDIGAFLPMLTDELLESDST; this is encoded by the coding sequence ATGACTGTTTCCCAGACCGTCGAACTCGAGGGCCACATCATCGACTCCGGGTCGATGGGTCACTGTTTCGGGGCCGTCATGGAGATGGGCGGCGAGTTCGAAGTCGAGGAGTTCGAGGTTGGACGCCACAAACACGACGAGACGTACTGCCGGATGACTGTCACCGCGGAAACGCCAGAGGACCTCCGCGCGATCCTCCACGAACTCAACCAGCAGGGTGCGACTGTCACCGACCCGCGGGATGCGACCATCGAACCCGCACCGGACGACCAGGTCGTCCCGGTCGACTTCTACTCGACGACGAACCACCCCACCTACGTCCGCGTCAACGGCGACTGGGTGGCAGTCGAGGATATCGAGATGGATTGTGCGCTCGTCGTCGAGAAACAGGAGTCTGGTACTGAGGAAGGCGACACGAAGCCACGTGTCTACACCAAAGTCCTAAACGCCGTCGAGGAAGGCGACCTCGTCGTCACCGGCGAGAGTGGTATCCGCGTCGAACCACCCGAGCGCCCGCGCAACGGCGGCGGCTCCTTCGGATTCATGCAGGGCGGCGTCTCCAGCGAACGGCCGTCCAAATCGCTAATCGAGGAAATCGCCGACGAGATGCGCGACGTACGCGAGAACGACGGCACCGTCCTCGCTGTCTGTGGCCCCGCGATCGTCCACTCGGGAGGACGCAACGCCCTTGCTGAACTCGTTCAGGAGGGGTACGTCGATGCGATCAGCGCGGGCAACGGCTTCGCCGTCCACGACCTGGAACGAGACCTCTACGGTACCTCCCTCGGCGTCGACACCGAGAGCCTCGAACATCCGCGGAAGGGCCACAAACACCACATCTACACGATCAGCGAGATCGTCCGCCACGGCGGCATCCCCGAGGCCGTCGACGCCGGCGTCGTCGACGAGGGCGTGATGTACGAGTGCGTCCGAAACGATGTCCCCTACGTACTTGCTGGCTCGATCCGCGACGACGGCCCGCTGCCGGACACCATCACCGACGCGATCGAGGCACAGGATGCGATCCGCAAGCAGGCCCAAGACGCCGACCTCGTGCTCATGCTCTCGACGCTCTTGCACTCCGTCGCCGTCGGCAACTGCCTGCCGTCGACAACCAAGACCGTCTGCGTCGACATCAACCCTGCAACCGTCACCCAACTGCTCGACCGCGGCAGCGCACAGGCAATCGGCCTCGTCACCGACATCGGCGCGTTCCTCCCAATGCTCACCGACGAGTTACTCGAGTCCGACTCGACGTGA
- a CDS encoding YihY/virulence factor BrkB family protein has protein sequence MSSGSDSSAPASESTPSPGATSLPALARSVAAVARKRQISVTAAGLAYHAFNTLVPLVILLLVGMSLVDALEPLLETIEEAAGLEGMLTSDASEVTGGAGIDLARAGVLALAILLWSGARLFQAVNSAFTDIYGSRKDQSYVGSAVTVTIVTAFNTALLTVTVALGVALISIVGVSASVFLGGVAAAAVSSVVLLVLLTALFFPMYYLFPQADVSAREVLPGTAFAALSWTVLALGFRLYVATSESVALFGIAGAILLILTWVYFGGFCLLLGAILNAVRAGRVDPDEEWKPAQGAMASDA, from the coding sequence ATGTCCTCCGGCAGCGACTCGAGTGCACCCGCATCCGAATCGACACCCAGCCCCGGAGCCACCTCGCTCCCAGCACTCGCTCGCTCCGTCGCTGCCGTCGCGCGCAAACGCCAGATCAGCGTCACCGCCGCAGGGCTCGCCTACCACGCGTTCAACACACTCGTTCCGCTGGTCATCCTCCTGCTCGTCGGCATGTCGCTCGTCGACGCACTCGAGCCGCTACTCGAGACGATCGAGGAGGCGGCCGGACTCGAGGGGATGCTCACGTCTGATGCAAGCGAGGTGACTGGCGGTGCAGGTATCGATCTCGCTCGGGCTGGCGTGCTCGCTCTGGCGATCTTGCTGTGGAGTGGCGCGCGGCTCTTCCAGGCCGTCAACAGTGCGTTTACGGATATCTATGGCTCTCGGAAGGACCAGTCCTACGTCGGGAGTGCGGTGACGGTGACGATTGTGACGGCGTTCAACACTGCGTTGCTGACTGTGACGGTCGCCCTCGGGGTTGCACTGATCAGTATCGTCGGCGTCAGCGCTTCCGTGTTCCTCGGCGGCGTGGCGGCAGCGGCCGTCAGCAGCGTCGTCCTCCTTGTGCTTCTCACTGCGCTCTTCTTCCCGATGTACTACCTCTTTCCGCAGGCGGACGTTTCGGCCCGCGAGGTCCTGCCGGGGACGGCGTTCGCGGCGCTCTCGTGGACGGTGCTGGCGCTTGGCTTCCGGCTTTACGTCGCAACGTCCGAGAGTGTCGCGTTGTTCGGCATCGCCGGGGCGATCCTGTTAATTCTCACGTGGGTTTACTTCGGCGGCTTCTGCTTGTTGCTCGGGGCGATCCTCAACGCCGTCCGCGCAGGTCGAGTCGACCCCGACGAGGAGTGGAAGCCGGCACAGGGTGCAATGGCGTCGGATGCGTAG
- a CDS encoding rubrerythrin-like domain-containing protein, with protein MKDVKLDPSEESVYECFACGTVVTAVAPGSCPDCSDDMRNRGTPIE; from the coding sequence ATGAAAGACGTCAAACTCGACCCAAGTGAGGAATCGGTTTACGAGTGTTTCGCCTGCGGAACCGTCGTGACGGCGGTTGCACCCGGCTCCTGTCCCGACTGCAGCGACGACATGCGAAATCGCGGAACACCGATCGAGTAG
- a CDS encoding endonuclease/exonuclease/phosphatase family protein, protein MKILSCNAGYLLGYENVLGGYVPPPIGATLGDTITERQAFRRLVSLIERERPDVVSLLEVDRGSHRTITDGQFQTLRDSLQRRGLAYDGDVANKYGDSGLVQSLPFFGQLGNAVLSRANRNRTIVPHYLSAGRKRLVLEVELAADVVLFMVHLSLGTRSRGRQLAELATLIRDRAGGREVVVTGDFNTFAATDELHEFTDQAALELQVPGETVPARPFDDWLVGSRSLDLFCCSPSLDVGRCDVLDVQLSDHRPIVLELDR, encoded by the coding sequence ATGAAAATCCTCTCCTGTAACGCTGGCTATCTGCTCGGCTACGAAAACGTCCTTGGCGGCTACGTCCCACCGCCGATCGGTGCCACCCTCGGCGACACCATCACTGAGCGACAGGCGTTCAGACGACTCGTCTCGCTCATCGAGCGCGAACGCCCCGACGTCGTCTCGCTGCTCGAGGTCGACCGTGGCTCTCACCGTACGATCACGGACGGACAGTTCCAGACGCTTCGCGACTCGCTCCAGCGACGTGGCCTCGCCTACGACGGTGACGTTGCGAACAAGTACGGCGATAGCGGCCTCGTCCAGTCGCTACCGTTCTTCGGCCAACTCGGCAACGCTGTGCTCTCGCGTGCCAACCGGAACCGCACGATCGTTCCGCACTACCTCTCGGCCGGTCGCAAACGACTCGTCCTCGAAGTGGAACTCGCCGCCGACGTCGTCCTGTTCATGGTCCACCTCTCGCTGGGCACTCGCAGCAGAGGACGTCAGCTCGCCGAACTCGCAACGCTGATCCGCGACCGCGCTGGCGGCCGGGAGGTCGTCGTCACCGGCGACTTCAACACCTTCGCCGCGACCGACGAACTGCACGAGTTCACAGATCAGGCTGCACTCGAGTTACAGGTACCAGGCGAGACGGTGCCGGCGCGTCCGTTCGACGACTGGCTCGTCGGCTCGAGAAGTCTCGATCTGTTCTGTTGTTCACCGTCACTCGACGTGGGGCGGTGTGACGTTCTCGACGTGCAGCTGTCGGATCATCGGCCGATTGTGCTGGAACTGGATCGCTGA
- a CDS encoding GAF domain-containing protein, with translation MDTARTVDAPPPQLLVVGATLADEFASLSAENGGRLAGADIESVPSSSAALEWLDQQPNADRVDCVVTAADLPDGSGLALLEAIRGRSTGAGEGVGRGDSISSRRDATSGDHSEIPIVLSPAAGDGSDALARAAAAAGSTEYVPRVGETRAGEDTETDSAPAVDTSSVQNDPLLAAVERVLSRVERRDRHREQARQFEAIFDDPSAYAWVLDSDGIVRRANEGALADLDATPSDVRGRELWSLASWGRFDTCRDTIEQAVETAASGRVVRREITRERPNNEVERTGGDDEATGNDRQTLDLTVRPVTDGDRVTTILVRATDVTERAALESDLRESEELHRVTLNHMTDTVLITNDEGEFTYVCPNVHFIFSYTDEEIHEMGSIDELLGADLFDRAELAEDGVLTDIECTATDKAGREHTLLVNVREVSIQDGTHLYSCRDITTRKRREEALTALHRTARELLYAETDREIAAITVDDATDVLDLEASAIYLFDTDENVLRPAARSESMAALHGPLSAQQVGQGIVGDVFVDGESRLLADVHDSPLLAEPTTEIRSAAFVPLGDHGVFVAGSPEVGVFDEVSGEVTDLLATTAEAALDRVERERTLRERDRELKRQNRQLTSLNQINEIIREIDQELVQAETRDEIEHGVCDRLTATDRFSFAWIGTDDPSGERLESRTHGGTDRGRDYLDSVSLSLPEQPAESAASVQPAESAEPADAAQPADGATGDESTATTETATATAPSVHGREPAVRTAVTREGTVVANVVDDLREQPWRSEALAREYQSVISVPLSYDEFSYGVLTVYADRPDAFDEVTRAVLTELGETIASAIAAVDRKRALLSNANTRLEFDVADENFVFTRLATRVDCTISFDGGVRQHEDGATVFASVEGAPAADVAAAATELVAVTDAQVVSDHRRGGYGSVNANASATVSADANSNSNPNPDANSNSNSNPNPDANSNSNSNPNPVSNSNTSTDLSESDRANADETDSNANGERGGTIRLELARPFPALTLADHGAILRSVRATPESTRVVVDVPADVETGSGAAGGVGTGASTDIVTTAFSDIELRSKRRVDRTTPRDIRAELLERLTDRQLEVVQHAYYSGYFESPRERSGEEISSTLSISPAAFYRHHRTVQRKLFTVLFDDLGISTHT, from the coding sequence ATGGATACCGCACGGACTGTCGACGCTCCCCCGCCGCAACTGCTCGTCGTCGGGGCTACACTTGCGGACGAGTTCGCTTCTCTCTCCGCCGAGAACGGCGGACGGCTCGCCGGTGCCGACATCGAGTCGGTCCCGTCGTCGTCGGCTGCACTCGAGTGGCTCGACCAGCAGCCGAACGCCGACAGGGTCGACTGCGTGGTGACAGCGGCCGATCTTCCCGACGGGTCGGGACTGGCGCTACTCGAGGCGATTCGGGGGCGCAGCACAGGAGCCGGAGAGGGAGTGGGAAGGGGAGACTCGATAAGTAGCAGGCGAGACGCAACGAGTGGAGACCACAGCGAGATCCCCATCGTCCTCTCGCCGGCGGCAGGTGACGGGAGTGATGCGCTGGCGCGAGCAGCCGCCGCTGCCGGTAGTACCGAGTACGTCCCACGTGTCGGTGAGACGAGAGCGGGCGAAGATACGGAGACAGATTCAGCTCCTGCTGTGGATACCAGCTCGGTCCAGAATGACCCACTCCTGGCAGCCGTCGAGCGGGTACTGTCGCGGGTTGAGCGACGAGACCGACACCGAGAGCAGGCTCGCCAGTTCGAGGCAATCTTCGACGATCCCTCGGCGTACGCCTGGGTGCTCGATTCCGACGGAATCGTCCGACGGGCGAACGAGGGTGCGCTCGCCGACCTCGACGCGACGCCGTCCGACGTTCGCGGGCGCGAACTCTGGTCGCTCGCCTCGTGGGGCCGATTCGATACCTGTCGCGACACGATCGAACAGGCCGTCGAGACGGCTGCGAGCGGCCGGGTGGTACGTCGGGAGATAACGCGCGAGCGGCCGAATAACGAGGTCGAGAGAACCGGAGGTGATGACGAGGCGACAGGAAACGACCGCCAGACGCTCGATCTGACCGTCCGACCAGTCACCGACGGCGACCGCGTCACGACGATCCTCGTCCGCGCAACGGATGTCACCGAGCGCGCGGCACTCGAGTCCGATCTGCGCGAGTCCGAGGAACTTCATCGGGTGACGCTCAATCACATGACCGATACGGTCCTCATCACGAACGACGAGGGTGAGTTTACCTACGTCTGCCCGAACGTGCACTTCATTTTCAGCTACACGGACGAGGAGATCCACGAGATGGGGTCGATCGACGAACTCCTCGGTGCGGACCTGTTCGACCGTGCGGAACTCGCCGAGGACGGCGTGCTCACGGATATTGAGTGTACGGCGACGGACAAGGCGGGTCGCGAGCATACCCTGCTGGTCAACGTCCGCGAGGTCTCGATTCAGGACGGAACGCATCTCTACAGCTGTCGCGATATTACGACCCGCAAGCGCCGTGAGGAGGCGTTGACGGCGCTTCACCGCACCGCTCGCGAGTTGCTGTACGCCGAGACGGATCGCGAAATCGCGGCCATCACTGTCGACGACGCGACGGACGTGCTCGACCTCGAGGCGAGTGCGATCTACCTGTTCGACACCGACGAGAACGTGCTTCGTCCGGCCGCTCGTTCGGAGTCGATGGCGGCGCTTCACGGTCCGCTCTCAGCCCAGCAGGTTGGTCAGGGTATCGTCGGCGACGTCTTCGTCGACGGCGAGAGCCGCCTCCTGGCGGACGTTCACGACTCGCCGCTACTCGCCGAGCCGACGACGGAGATCAGAAGCGCCGCGTTCGTCCCGCTCGGCGATCACGGCGTCTTCGTCGCCGGCTCGCCCGAGGTGGGTGTCTTCGACGAGGTCTCTGGCGAGGTGACTGACCTGCTTGCAACGACAGCGGAGGCGGCGCTCGACCGCGTCGAACGCGAGCGCACGCTTCGGGAGCGCGACCGCGAACTCAAGCGTCAGAACCGCCAGCTGACCAGTCTCAACCAGATCAACGAGATCATCCGCGAGATCGACCAGGAACTCGTCCAGGCCGAAACGCGCGACGAGATCGAACACGGCGTCTGCGACCGGTTGACGGCCACCGACCGCTTCTCGTTCGCCTGGATCGGTACTGACGATCCATCCGGGGAGCGACTCGAGTCTCGTACCCACGGCGGGACGGATCGCGGTCGGGACTACCTCGACAGCGTCTCGCTCTCGCTTCCCGAACAGCCCGCAGAGTCCGCAGCGTCCGTACAGCCCGCAGAGTCCGCAGAGCCCGCAGACGCTGCACAGCCAGCTGACGGAGCCACAGGAGACGAATCGACAGCGACAACAGAAACCGCAACTGCAACCGCACCATCCGTCCACGGCCGCGAACCCGCCGTCAGAACTGCCGTCACACGCGAGGGAACGGTCGTCGCAAACGTCGTCGACGACCTGCGCGAGCAGCCCTGGCGGAGCGAGGCCCTCGCTCGCGAGTATCAGTCGGTCATCAGCGTCCCACTCTCTTACGACGAGTTCTCATACGGTGTCCTGACCGTCTACGCGGACCGACCCGACGCCTTCGACGAGGTCACCCGCGCTGTCCTCACCGAACTCGGCGAAACGATCGCCTCGGCCATCGCTGCGGTCGACCGCAAGCGCGCACTTCTCTCGAACGCGAACACGCGACTCGAGTTCGACGTCGCAGACGAGAACTTCGTTTTCACCCGTCTCGCGACACGCGTAGACTGTACGATCTCGTTCGACGGCGGCGTTCGCCAGCACGAGGACGGGGCGACGGTGTTCGCCTCGGTCGAGGGCGCGCCGGCAGCCGATGTGGCCGCTGCCGCGACAGAACTCGTCGCGGTCACCGATGCACAGGTCGTCAGTGACCATCGACGAGGGGGGTACGGGAGTGTAAACGCGAACGCGAGCGCAACTGTGAGCGCGGACGCGAACTCGAACTCGAACCCGAACCCGGACGCGAACTCGAACTCGAACTCGAACCCGAACCCGGACGCGAACTCGAACTCGAACTCGAACCCGAACCCGGTCTCGAACTCGAACACGAGTACCGACCTATCCGAGTCCGACAGGGCCAACGCCGACGAAACCGACAGCAACGCGAACGGTGAGCGCGGTGGGACGATCAGGCTCGAACTCGCTCGGCCGTTTCCGGCACTCACGCTCGCAGATCATGGCGCGATTCTCCGGAGTGTCCGGGCGACACCGGAGTCGACTCGCGTCGTCGTCGACGTTCCGGCGGATGTCGAGACAGGTAGTGGCGCTGCTGGCGGTGTCGGCACCGGTGCGAGCACCGATATCGTGACAACCGCCTTTTCCGATATCGAACTCCGTTCGAAACGTCGCGTTGACCGGACGACGCCGCGTGATATTCGGGCAGAACTACTCGAGCGCCTAACCGACAGGCAACTCGAGGTGGTCCAGCACGCATACTACAGCGGTTACTTCGAGTCGCCGCGCGAGCGCTCCGGTGAGGAGATTTCGTCGACACTTTCGATTTCGCCGGCCGCGTTCTATCGGCACCATCGGACGGTCCAGCGAAAGCTCTTCACTGTGTTGTTCGACGATCTTGGTATTTCGACACACACGTAG